The sequence TCCAATATTTCGTTCAGTGGTCGAGTTAATTTAGCAAATAATACAGTGAACTATCAGGAATATAGCAATAATACCAAGGTAGATTTCAGAGATATTAATTCCCGTCAGGGGAAACAGTATGTTCCTTATGGATTGTATAAGAGAGGTGAGCCAAAAATCAGCATGCGCTCAGCTACTTCTGGTGGGCATGTGGGCTCAGGAGATACTGGAGGATGGGGAGCTGAAGTTCTTTGGAATGCTTACAATGAGCAAATTCAAGATACTACAGATAATGCAGTTTCTTTAGATCCTAATAATCGAGGGAAGTTGTTTTTCTCAGCTTCTTCAGAAGCCCCTGTTCTATTCCGTCTATCTGTCTTCATGAGGAAAAACGGAGACTGGCTAGATAACGGAGTTGGAGGCCGTGTTATGTTATATGCTAATGCATATGATGCAGCAGGTAAAGCAGTCCGAAGTTTGTTGGGAATATCCAATTGTCTGGGGTCTACCTGGTATACAACTGTACCTATGTTTTGGTGTGCGGCTACGTATTATGCGACTTCAAATGGATTTTTTCAGTTAATTGTTGGAGAGCGGAATTTCCGAGTTTCTTCTCTATCCTGGAGCGTTGTGCGTTTGCCTGTAGTTCCTTAAAAATATTTCTATCCGTGCCGCTTAGCTTACTTATTAAGCTAAGCGGTTCCTTTATTAAAATAAGAGATCTTTTGTTGTGGACGTATCGCAAGACTACCAGTATAGTACTGGGAAAAGCAGACTGTCTAATAGGCTCAAGCAAAAAAACTTCGTAACAAGAGTATAGGGGTCCCAAAAAATGGAAGAGCGCGCCGCAGTTGAATATTGGGGAGACTATAAAGTTATCGCAGAACTTGGATCAGGACTGTGGAGTCGGGATGTGCTCGCAGAACATCGGTTTATTAAAAAACGTTATGTTCTCAAGATATTGCCGGAAGAACTTTCTTCTTCAAGAGATTTTATGAAAGTTTTTCAAGAAGTGATTGTTCAATTAGCTTCCATCCGTCATCCTAGTTTGGTAGCCATAGAAAATGTTTCACAAGAGAACAATCGGTATTTTGTTGTTACAGAAGAAAATAGTGGAACAGTTTCACTAGCCCAATATTTATTGGGAAGAAAATTATCAGAAGAAGAGGTTTTACAGTTAGTGCATCAGCTTTGTGAAGTGCTCGAGTTAGTGCATGACATGGGGTTAGGGCATGGATACCTTAATTTGCACTCTGTTCATGTTTCTTTTACTAATGGAGGAACTAGTATCTATCTCCCAGAAGTAGGGTTTGCAGCTCTTCTTAAAGAACGCATGTTTTCAACAATTGTACAGGGGAATACGAAGCAAAGCATAGAAAGTATTCGTGAGCTACTTATGTTCGAAGCTCCTGAAGATAAGGATGTTCATTATCGTGCGGTGGATGCTTATTCTGTTGGAGTTTTGGCATATTATTTATTAGTCGGATCCCTTCCTTGGGGAGCTTTTCCGAAGCCTTCTCTTTACGTACCTGATAGTATTTATGATTGGGACGGGTTTATTTTGAGTTGTTTACAACAAAAGGAAGAATTTCGTCCAAAACGGCTGAAAGAGGCTCTGAAGAAAAAAACAATGGGAGAGCAATTGCAATCGGTCATGGATCATTGTTATGAACCTTTGCGTAAAATGGAATTGGAAAAAGATACTTCAGAAGATAATGCTCTTTCAGTTTTTACTCGAGAAGGAGAGAAGTTGTGTGAAGTGAAAGAAGAACATCAAGCTTTTGTATTAGTAGAGGCGAAATCTATTGATGAAGCTATGGTTACTTCTGTTCATGCAGAAGGAGATCTAGAAAATGGAGAAGGAGGCTCCAATCCTTTGCAGTCTTTATTAGTTAGGGAGCCTGTTGTCAGTCGTTATGTAGAGGCGGAAAGAGAGGAGGTGAAACCTCTCCCATTGCCCACAGAAATGGTATTTATAGAAGGAGGGGATTTTTCTCGTGGGAGCGGAGATGGCCAGCGTGATGAATTACCTGTTCACTGCGTAACGCTTCCAGGTTTTTTCTTAGATATTCATCCTGTGACCAATGAGCAATTTGTTCGATTTTTGGATTTTATTGGGGGTGAGCAAGATCAACATTACAATGAACTTATTCGCTTAAAGGATTCTAGAATTCAGAGACGTTCAGGGAGATTAATTATTGAGCCGGGGTATGCGAAACATCCTGTTGTAGGGGTTACTTGGTATGGGGCTTCTTCTTATGCGAGTTGGATAGGTAAGCGATTACCTTCTGAAGCAGAATGGGAGGTAGCCGCTTCAGGAGGATTGCTAGGATTACGATATCCTACTGGGGAAGAGATAGACAAAAGTAAGGCGAATTTTTTTAGTTCAGACACAACAGCCGTGATGAGCTATCCTTCTAGCATACTAGGCCTTTATGATATGGCTGGTAATGTATATGAATGGTGTCAAGATTGGTATAGCTACGATTTTTATGAAAGTTCGGCTTTAGAGCCAGATTCTCCTTTAGGACCTCCTCAAGGGGTTTATCGTGTTTTGCGAGGAGGTTGTTGGAAAAGTTTAAAAGAAGATCTGCGTTGTGCACATCGCCATCGAAATAATCCAGGAGCGATTAATAGTACCTACGGGTTTCGTTGTGCGAAAGATGTATAAAATAAAGGGCTTATTATGAAATCTGCTTCTCAGGATTATTATATTGCTTTATGCAAAGAATTGGTGGAGCATGATCGACATTACTATGTATTAAATCAACCAACGATTTCTGATTATAGTTATGACATGAAGATGCGAGAGCTTCAAGAAATAGAAGCTTTGCATCCAGAATGGAAAGTTTCTTGGTCACCAACAATGTATCTAGGTGATTGTCCTTCAGGACAGTTTTCTGTGGTCGCGCACTCTCGACCCATGCTATCTATTGCGAACGCCTACTCTTTTGCAGAATTAGAAGAATTTTTTTCTCGGACAGAAAAATTGCTCGGCTACTCTCCAGAATATTCATTAGAGTTGAAAATCGATGGAATTGCTGTAGCTATTCGATATGAAAATAGGTCTTTTGTTCAAGCTTTGAGTCGTGGGGATGGGGTAAATGGAGAAGACATTACCGCTAATGTAAGTACAATACACTCTTTGCCTATGATACTTCCTCAAACTGCTCCTTCGGAGGTTGAAGTTCGAGGAGAAGTTTTTCTTTCATATCAGGCATTTGAAGAGTTAAACTCTTCTCAGAGGGCACAAGGGAAGGTAGAAT is a genomic window of Chlamydia sp. containing:
- a CDS encoding SUMF1/EgtB/PvdO family nonheme iron enzyme: MEERAAVEYWGDYKVIAELGSGLWSRDVLAEHRFIKKRYVLKILPEELSSSRDFMKVFQEVIVQLASIRHPSLVAIENVSQENNRYFVVTEENSGTVSLAQYLLGRKLSEEEVLQLVHQLCEVLELVHDMGLGHGYLNLHSVHVSFTNGGTSIYLPEVGFAALLKERMFSTIVQGNTKQSIESIRELLMFEAPEDKDVHYRAVDAYSVGVLAYYLLVGSLPWGAFPKPSLYVPDSIYDWDGFILSCLQQKEEFRPKRLKEALKKKTMGEQLQSVMDHCYEPLRKMELEKDTSEDNALSVFTREGEKLCEVKEEHQAFVLVEAKSIDEAMVTSVHAEGDLENGEGGSNPLQSLLVREPVVSRYVEAEREEVKPLPLPTEMVFIEGGDFSRGSGDGQRDELPVHCVTLPGFFLDIHPVTNEQFVRFLDFIGGEQDQHYNELIRLKDSRIQRRSGRLIIEPGYAKHPVVGVTWYGASSYASWIGKRLPSEAEWEVAASGGLLGLRYPTGEEIDKSKANFFSSDTTAVMSYPSSILGLYDMAGNVYEWCQDWYSYDFYESSALEPDSPLGPPQGVYRVLRGGCWKSLKEDLRCAHRHRNNPGAINSTYGFRCAKDV